One part of the Nitrospinaceae bacterium genome encodes these proteins:
- a CDS encoding ABC transporter permease, giving the protein MGSYFIKRVIQAVFLLKLVMILVFLLLHMTGDPVLVMMDTDATREDIAEMRKVMGFDQPLWVQYGRFFKGALRGDFGESIEHGESAMGLVLEHFPATLEMALGAFLFAAVIGIPFGCLAAFKEGSLYDKSCVGITVLIQAIPDFWLAIMFIMFFSVFLGILPSFGRGGWQHFIMPAFAASTYHLARLARLMRSQMLEVMRQDYIKTARSKGLNEKVILMVHALKNSAIPIVTVLGLDLGILLGGTVIIEVVFAWPGVGRLVIEAISNRDFPIVQSAVFLMASGFVLINLTVDLLYAYLDPRISYS; this is encoded by the coding sequence ATGGGTAGTTATTTTATTAAGCGAGTAATCCAAGCAGTTTTTCTACTAAAATTAGTTATGATATTAGTTTTTCTGCTGCTGCACATGACGGGCGACCCTGTTTTAGTAATGATGGACACCGACGCGACTCGAGAAGATATCGCGGAGATGAGAAAAGTGATGGGCTTCGATCAGCCGCTGTGGGTCCAGTATGGTCGTTTTTTTAAAGGTGCGCTTCGGGGAGATTTCGGTGAATCAATAGAGCACGGGGAGTCCGCAATGGGCCTTGTGCTGGAGCATTTTCCAGCGACCCTGGAGATGGCTTTGGGTGCGTTCTTGTTCGCGGCAGTTATTGGAATTCCATTCGGTTGTTTAGCTGCGTTCAAGGAAGGGTCGCTATACGACAAGAGTTGTGTGGGGATTACCGTTCTGATTCAGGCAATACCTGATTTCTGGCTCGCTATCATGTTCATCATGTTTTTCTCGGTTTTTCTTGGTATTTTGCCCTCGTTCGGCAGAGGTGGTTGGCAGCATTTCATCATGCCAGCCTTTGCTGCGTCGACTTACCATCTGGCGCGTCTGGCGCGGCTCATGCGCTCGCAGATGCTTGAGGTCATGCGCCAGGATTACATCAAGACCGCAAGATCAAAGGGGTTGAACGAGAAAGTTATTCTCATGGTTCATGCGCTCAAGAACTCCGCTATACCTATTGTAACGGTCTTGGGCCTCGATTTAGGAATCTTACTCGGGGGCACGGTGATTATTGAAGTTGTTTTCGCATGGCCGGGTGTTGGACGGCTTGTTATTGAAGCGATTTCGAATAGAGATTTCCCAATCGTGCAGTCAGCCGTTTTTCTGATGGCCTCGGGGTTTGTTTTGATTAATTTGACAGTTGATCTGCTCTACGCTTATCTCGATCCTAGGATATCCTACTCATGA
- a CDS encoding ABC transporter permease: protein MSSITQESESPLHFDDDGLLRESSRWQKAMSSLRKDKSALFGVLILLAVVLCAILAPVISPANPHEQLLSRALKPLLWSDGQRIFILGTDHLGRDFLSRLIYGTRISLMVGFFAVFLTGSVGLLVGLLSGYFGGKVDFVFMRLVDLILSFPFILLALATIAIVGPSLTVLILVMSMRIWVIYARVVRGEVLSLREQEFVQGARSIGSSHVRIIFRHILPNVLAPVIIIASLYLGRMIIIEAGLSFLGLGVPPPTPTWGGLLSDGKVHLYTAWWVVTFPGLAITITVLGSNLVGDWLRNVLDPRLQSL, encoded by the coding sequence ATGAGCTCGATTACGCAGGAGAGCGAGTCTCCTCTACACTTCGATGATGATGGACTGCTCCGCGAGAGTAGTCGATGGCAGAAGGCCATGTCGTCGCTTCGTAAGGATAAATCCGCCCTGTTTGGTGTCTTAATTCTGCTGGCGGTTGTTCTTTGTGCCATTCTGGCTCCTGTTATCTCGCCGGCTAATCCACACGAGCAGCTCCTAAGCCGTGCCCTGAAGCCTCTTCTGTGGTCTGACGGGCAGCGGATTTTTATTTTGGGAACAGATCATCTTGGAAGAGATTTTCTTAGTCGTCTCATTTACGGCACGCGAATATCTCTTATGGTTGGTTTTTTCGCAGTATTTCTTACAGGAAGTGTCGGACTACTAGTGGGTTTGTTGTCGGGGTACTTTGGGGGGAAAGTAGACTTTGTCTTTATGCGTTTGGTCGATCTAATCCTATCTTTTCCATTTATTCTATTGGCTCTTGCTACCATCGCCATTGTCGGACCGAGTTTGACGGTCCTGATTCTCGTCATGTCGATGCGTATATGGGTGATCTACGCCCGGGTGGTGCGGGGCGAGGTCCTCTCCTTGCGTGAGCAGGAGTTTGTTCAGGGGGCCCGAAGCATCGGTAGCAGCCATGTCCGTATTATTTTTAGACACATACTTCCAAATGTCCTCGCGCCCGTTATTATCATCGCTTCTCTCTATTTGGGCAGGATGATTATTATCGAGGCGGGCCTTAGTTTTCTGGGGCTGGGCGTTCCGCCACCAACGCCCACATGGGGCGGTTTGTTGAGCGATGGGAAAGTTCATCTGTACACCGCCTGGTGGGTGGTTACTTTTCCCGGCCTTGCCATTACGATTACTGTGTTGGGTTCCAATCTGGTGGGCGATTGGCTTAGGAATGTATTAGATCCGCGTCTTCAATCCTTGTAG
- a CDS encoding Gfo/Idh/MocA family oxidoreductase, with amino-acid sequence MCAEPLKVAVVGLGRWGNTLASAIQDTENVKVVDCFTRTPEKRKAFTEKFDCAEQETYEAVLENPDVDAVVISAPNNKHSELAVAAARAGKHVFVDKPIAANLTDAKEMIKACDDAGVTLAVGASSRRLKGHRLFKKILDEGALGTIALAETNYSNDRGLHYTPENWQWYASGSPGGPLMQVAIHQVDNLMYLFGKVKKVSAAFSKIKTKSEIPDVCVLWLEFESGLLGTLGTSFISPRTPNGRFNYFLNAYGDEANLYHDRWDGIFTLKKDGVGRERIDYEEYKGHAYLVEEFDDFAGAVRENRSPEVGGPEGLHVLGIVLAAMESFERGQPVEIAEIIAR; translated from the coding sequence ATGTGTGCTGAGCCATTAAAGGTAGCAGTCGTAGGTCTTGGGCGTTGGGGGAATACATTGGCCTCCGCAATACAGGATACGGAGAATGTGAAGGTCGTGGATTGCTTCACTCGGACGCCTGAAAAAAGAAAAGCGTTCACCGAAAAATTTGATTGTGCCGAGCAAGAAACTTACGAAGCGGTACTTGAAAATCCTGACGTTGACGCCGTTGTCATCTCAGCGCCAAACAATAAGCATTCTGAGCTGGCTGTCGCTGCGGCCAGAGCGGGAAAACACGTATTCGTGGACAAACCTATTGCGGCCAATCTTACGGACGCCAAGGAAATGATCAAGGCGTGTGATGACGCTGGTGTGACGCTAGCCGTGGGCGCAAGCTCGCGCCGCCTCAAGGGCCACCGATTGTTTAAAAAGATTCTCGATGAAGGGGCGCTGGGCACTATCGCGTTGGCCGAAACCAATTATTCTAACGACCGTGGGCTTCACTACACGCCAGAGAACTGGCAGTGGTATGCCTCGGGATCTCCGGGCGGCCCGTTAATGCAAGTTGCGATACACCAGGTTGATAATCTTATGTACTTGTTCGGGAAGGTTAAGAAGGTCTCTGCTGCATTTAGTAAAATTAAAACCAAATCTGAGATTCCTGATGTTTGTGTCCTCTGGCTTGAATTCGAGTCGGGTCTCTTGGGTACACTCGGCACGAGCTTCATTAGCCCGCGGACACCGAACGGACGGTTTAATTATTTTCTCAACGCTTATGGTGATGAGGCGAATCTTTATCATGACCGTTGGGATGGGATTTTCACACTGAAAAAAGATGGAGTAGGTCGAGAGCGTATCGATTACGAGGAATACAAGGGCCACGCTTATCTGGTTGAGGAGTTTGATGATTTTGCCGGGGCGGTACGGGAGAACCGCTCACCCGAGGTAGGTGGGCCTGAAGGCCTACATGTGTTGGGTATCGTGCTTGCTGCGATGGAATCGTTCGAGCGTGGACAGCCGGTGGAAATAGCAGAAATTATTGCAAGATAG
- a CDS encoding acyl-CoA/acyl-ACP dehydrogenase yields MIDFRLTEKQLEYQKIAHDFARDEIRPISLELDHQEDPMKAAYMPHLLEKLNAVGLRTMSIPEEYGGGGVDDLLTHCLVGEEISWGDRGATGFLLSTTKIAHILTSELIEDKEMAMHWLREYVKDPTFLIGTATTEPLAGAENQLPYNGVDGGYRTTAVLEGDNYIVNGKKHFISNVGWAKLMFVFVRTDPSVGVEQGATLLMVPMDTPGVSMGKVHNKLGYRLNQNAEIIFENAKIPVKYRVGPHNAGVSYIRRHLRGDALINAAGQIGTARAAYEASLEYAKSRIASGRPIAHHQSIGIKLVDMYTKLEAARALVWKGAWQQDMRHEIPIDPPMTLAASAFAHEISCDVTKMAMEIHAGVGVQRENFLEKWFRDCHNMLFSSDGGNNMKKVRAMYALTGEWGARSDDENPIKGGAYVAVGDGL; encoded by the coding sequence ATGATTGATTTTCGATTAACTGAAAAACAGCTTGAGTACCAGAAAATTGCACATGATTTTGCCCGGGACGAAATTCGTCCGATAAGTCTTGAACTTGATCATCAAGAAGATCCCATGAAAGCGGCGTATATGCCTCATCTTCTTGAAAAGCTGAATGCCGTTGGTCTGAGGACCATGAGCATTCCCGAGGAGTATGGCGGCGGTGGGGTTGATGATTTGTTGACCCATTGCCTGGTGGGCGAGGAAATTTCCTGGGGCGATCGAGGAGCTACGGGCTTTCTTCTCTCTACCACAAAAATCGCTCACATACTTACCAGCGAGCTAATCGAAGATAAAGAAATGGCGATGCATTGGCTCCGTGAATATGTCAAAGACCCCACCTTCTTGATCGGAACCGCGACAACCGAGCCGCTGGCAGGAGCGGAGAATCAGCTTCCCTACAACGGTGTGGATGGCGGATACCGGACCACGGCTGTCCTAGAGGGCGACAATTACATCGTCAACGGTAAAAAACATTTTATTTCGAACGTTGGTTGGGCGAAATTGATGTTTGTTTTCGTTCGGACCGATCCGAGCGTGGGTGTCGAGCAGGGCGCTACGTTGTTGATGGTTCCAATGGATACGCCTGGGGTATCGATGGGGAAGGTTCACAACAAACTGGGATACCGCCTGAACCAGAATGCGGAAATTATTTTTGAGAATGCAAAGATTCCTGTTAAGTACCGTGTCGGCCCGCATAATGCTGGTGTCTCATACATACGCCGTCATCTTCGGGGTGATGCCCTGATCAACGCGGCGGGCCAGATAGGCACCGCACGCGCGGCCTACGAGGCTTCCCTTGAGTACGCAAAGAGCCGCATCGCCAGCGGTCGGCCCATCGCGCACCATCAGTCCATTGGCATCAAGCTTGTTGATATGTACACCAAGCTCGAGGCGGCTCGTGCGTTGGTTTGGAAGGGTGCCTGGCAGCAAGACATGCGTCACGAAATTCCTATCGATCCACCGATGACATTGGCGGCCAGTGCTTTTGCTCACGAAATTTCTTGCGACGTGACGAAAATGGCGATGGAAATTCACGCAGGCGTTGGTGTTCAGCGTGAAAACTTTCTCGAAAAATGGTTCCGCGATTGCCACAACATGCTTTTCTCGAGCGATGGCGGTAACAACATGAAAAAAGTTCGGGCGATGTATGCCCTGACCGGCGAGTGGGGTGCCAGGAGCGATGACGAGAATCCCATCAAAGGCGGGGCGTATGTGGCTGTAGGGGACGGCCTCTAA
- a CDS encoding acyl-CoA/acyl-ACP dehydrogenase, translated as MFDYRLTDEQLALQQLAHEFAEKEVRPIGLELDHNPDPAKSAYMEPLLEKADKVGLRTMGIPEKYGGGGIDDLFSHCIVAEELSWGNRGICGMLLSATKIAHIMCSELCPSEELRAKWLRAYCDDPNFLISTATTEPNSGSENLLPYSAPDAGYRTSAVREGDEYVINGMKHFVSNIGWAKLYFVYVRTDQTKGVNEGASLMMIPRDTPGISHGRVHDKMGYRLNLNRELMMDNVRIPVEYRMGPENCGVGYIRNHMRGDALINAAAMVGLARAAYEDTLEYAKTRVASGKPIIEHQAIASKIIDMYTGIEAARAYVLYGAWRVDAAWNGVEGKKIPGDPKMSASASYFAHEVACDVTRAAMEIHGGMGVMKEIPIEMYFRDAHNMMHSDGGNIMKRLKAIKGL; from the coding sequence ATGTTTGACTATCGTCTGACGGATGAGCAACTGGCGCTGCAACAACTGGCCCATGAGTTTGCTGAAAAAGAGGTGCGTCCCATCGGATTGGAGTTGGACCACAATCCGGATCCCGCCAAATCAGCATATATGGAACCCCTCTTGGAGAAGGCTGACAAAGTGGGTCTTCGGACTATGGGTATCCCCGAGAAATACGGCGGAGGCGGAATTGACGATCTATTCTCGCATTGTATCGTGGCCGAAGAGCTCTCCTGGGGAAATCGCGGAATTTGCGGGATGCTTCTTTCTGCGACGAAAATTGCTCATATCATGTGCAGTGAACTCTGTCCCTCCGAGGAGCTTCGCGCAAAATGGCTTCGCGCCTATTGCGATGACCCGAATTTTCTCATTTCGACGGCCACGACCGAGCCCAACTCGGGCTCTGAGAACCTCCTGCCCTACAGCGCGCCCGATGCGGGATACAGAACTTCGGCTGTCCGTGAGGGCGATGAATATGTGATCAACGGGATGAAGCATTTCGTCTCGAATATCGGCTGGGCGAAATTGTATTTCGTCTATGTACGCACCGATCAGACGAAAGGAGTGAATGAAGGCGCATCCCTGATGATGATCCCGCGGGATACGCCCGGAATCTCTCACGGCAGAGTGCATGACAAGATGGGCTACCGCTTGAACCTGAACCGAGAGTTGATGATGGACAACGTCCGCATCCCGGTGGAATACCGGATGGGACCGGAGAATTGCGGAGTTGGATATATTCGCAATCATATGCGAGGAGATGCGCTGATTAATGCAGCGGCGATGGTGGGGCTGGCCCGTGCTGCCTACGAGGATACGCTTGAGTATGCGAAAACCCGTGTTGCCAGCGGCAAGCCCATCATCGAGCATCAGGCGATTGCCTCAAAGATTATCGACATGTACACGGGCATCGAAGCCGCTCGAGCATATGTTTTGTATGGCGCATGGCGTGTCGACGCCGCGTGGAACGGCGTTGAAGGCAAGAAAATTCCGGGCGATCCGAAGATGTCCGCATCGGCCAGTTATTTCGCCCACGAAGTTGCCTGCGACGTTACGCGCGCTGCCATGGAAATTCATGGTGGAATGGGTGTAATGAAGGAAATTCCGATCGAGATGTATTTCCGTGACGCACACAACATGATGCACAGTGATGGCGGAAATATTATGAAACGCCTTAAGGCGATTAAAGGTCTTTAA
- a CDS encoding VOC family protein has translation MGDMAIRVHHIHHVAKDPHVAANFYIEHFGGTLHTDEIEYVGSPYMSVMLDGVEIRIRGLRPGDDEEMLNVGRGLHHFGIEVDDLKSFAEKLEKAGVEFTKKPGPGVLGSTTSFIKAPDNVLIELVQEP, from the coding sequence ATGGGCGATATGGCAATTCGAGTGCATCACATTCATCATGTGGCAAAAGATCCGCATGTGGCGGCTAATTTTTATATCGAGCACTTTGGCGGCACACTTCATACGGATGAAATCGAATATGTTGGCTCCCCTTACATGAGTGTCATGCTTGATGGGGTGGAAATTCGAATCCGCGGGCTCCGTCCCGGCGATGACGAGGAAATGTTGAATGTAGGGCGCGGTCTGCACCATTTTGGCATCGAAGTGGATGATCTGAAGTCCTTTGCCGAAAAATTGGAGAAAGCTGGTGTCGAATTTACCAAGAAACCGGGGCCGGGTGTGCTCGGTTCTACGACCTCCTTCATCAAGGCGCCCGACAACGTCTTGATTGAACTGGTACAGGAGCCGTAA
- a CDS encoding aminopeptidase P family protein, translating into MVNFARGQFMVDYEQRVDLNALRSKRVDKTQLFMKEAGVDALFMTKVENVRYLTSLRASFLAHREGVRAMTLVTQSEKPHLFTNGGEIPRITRDMPWIDHFHSMPKLEEQQLMDKMVREVLKPALEDLGIKSGKLGVDLMGFHLMSSLQRILPDMELVDGDTLMHKVRRIKLDEEIYMIREASAIADAVCEEAMERVKPGVRECDVAADAMKVLHHYGAEMAHLVSPFVASGEHMSPPARYATDKIMRNGDIVFIDIGAQWNGYFGDVARTMICGKPSDFQKKVYTAVAEALGKGLERMRPGYTNKEVAEEIWGTAKKYGLHDNWFSLSIGHALGTSPNEPPYIGEPDPDSEVVPLEPGMVFAVEPLIWVPDVVGGAGVRIEETVLITEDGNNILTRCSMDDSLLLD; encoded by the coding sequence ATGGTTAATTTCGCACGCGGTCAGTTTATGGTTGATTACGAGCAACGGGTTGATTTGAATGCATTGCGCTCAAAGCGTGTTGATAAGACGCAGCTGTTCATGAAAGAGGCCGGTGTCGATGCGCTTTTCATGACGAAGGTGGAAAACGTCCGCTATCTTACCAGCCTACGTGCCTCATTTCTGGCGCACCGGGAAGGCGTGCGGGCGATGACACTCGTTACGCAGAGTGAAAAGCCTCATCTGTTCACGAACGGGGGAGAGATTCCTCGTATCACGCGCGACATGCCGTGGATCGATCATTTCCACAGCATGCCCAAACTCGAAGAGCAGCAGCTCATGGACAAGATGGTCCGCGAGGTCCTGAAGCCCGCTCTTGAGGATCTTGGCATCAAGAGCGGCAAGCTCGGGGTCGATCTCATGGGCTTTCACCTGATGAGTTCGCTTCAGCGGATTTTGCCGGATATGGAATTGGTGGACGGCGATACCCTGATGCACAAGGTGCGGCGCATTAAGCTCGACGAAGAGATTTATATGATCCGCGAGGCGAGTGCCATTGCGGATGCCGTGTGTGAGGAAGCGATGGAGAGGGTGAAGCCGGGTGTCCGCGAGTGTGATGTCGCGGCCGATGCCATGAAGGTGCTTCACCACTACGGTGCCGAAATGGCGCATCTGGTTTCTCCGTTCGTCGCCTCGGGAGAGCACATGTCTCCGCCGGCGCGATATGCTACCGACAAGATCATGCGGAATGGCGATATCGTATTCATCGACATCGGCGCGCAGTGGAACGGATATTTCGGGGACGTCGCCCGGACGATGATCTGTGGTAAGCCCTCGGATTTTCAGAAAAAAGTTTATACAGCTGTCGCTGAAGCGCTGGGAAAAGGGCTTGAGCGCATGCGCCCGGGATATACGAATAAGGAAGTGGCGGAGGAAATCTGGGGTACGGCGAAAAAATACGGCCTCCATGACAACTGGTTTAGCCTGAGCATTGGACATGCCCTGGGAACATCGCCGAATGAGCCGCCCTATATCGGCGAGCCGGATCCTGATTCCGAGGTTGTGCCCCTTGAGCCCGGAATGGTGTTCGCGGTCGAGCCTTTGATCTGGGTGCCGGATGTTGTCGGTGGCGCAGGAGTTCGGATCGAGGAGACGGTCCTGATCACAGAGGACGGTAACAATATCCTGACCCGTTGCTCGATGGACGATAGTCTGCTTTTGGACTAG
- a CDS encoding Gfo/Idh/MocA family oxidoreductase, with protein MSAPEFTKNPIGLAVIGCGSVGRLRAGLARAYPGVEWLGFCDVDKEKGKNLASELGADFFTTDYTELLARSEVNAVMVCTTNNDHVGPIRAALEAGNKPRMLIEKPLATSAVESASLLKDIEGEGIEAFIGYTQRFRRKYIAVKGQILNGHIGDPTSGVAKVFMNGISPQHNLSRTENRSLLTPMVVSGTHCLDMSMWLMGDKKPVEIYSRSVDTALAGLGTQDATFGIFTFEDRAMLSMNMSWALPLAWPTSAYSMDIGLVGTKGAILIDDTHRDIVLATDEPHANFRTQDRPDLVKEGPNVSFLGSYPPGEEMMGQLWGPLREETNSWLAHLYTGLETPHATAAEGHRNLVLTMAMDYSSKIGKPVSLPVDLELLEK; from the coding sequence ATGAGCGCTCCTGAATTCACGAAAAATCCGATTGGTTTGGCCGTAATTGGTTGCGGAAGTGTCGGCCGCCTACGGGCTGGTCTGGCTCGTGCATATCCTGGGGTGGAATGGCTCGGGTTTTGTGATGTTGATAAGGAAAAAGGGAAAAACCTGGCGAGCGAGCTCGGCGCTGACTTTTTCACGACGGATTACACTGAGCTTCTCGCGCGCTCCGAAGTCAATGCGGTTATGGTTTGCACCACGAACAACGATCATGTCGGACCTATTCGGGCGGCACTTGAGGCTGGCAATAAGCCTAGAATGTTGATTGAAAAACCGCTCGCCACAAGCGCGGTGGAATCGGCAAGTCTTCTCAAGGATATCGAAGGCGAAGGCATCGAGGCTTTCATCGGCTACACGCAAAGATTTCGCCGAAAATATATAGCGGTCAAAGGACAGATATTGAATGGGCATATAGGCGACCCGACCTCCGGCGTTGCAAAGGTTTTCATGAATGGAATTTCGCCCCAGCATAACTTGTCGAGAACAGAAAACCGCTCTCTTCTGACGCCAATGGTTGTTTCTGGGACCCATTGTCTCGATATGAGCATGTGGCTCATGGGCGATAAAAAACCGGTAGAAATTTATTCTCGCTCGGTGGATACGGCGCTTGCCGGTTTGGGAACGCAGGATGCGACGTTTGGCATCTTCACCTTCGAGGACAGGGCCATGCTCAGCATGAACATGAGCTGGGCGCTGCCGTTGGCGTGGCCAACTTCGGCCTACTCGATGGATATTGGATTGGTCGGTACGAAAGGTGCTATTTTAATAGACGATACGCATCGCGATATTGTGCTGGCGACCGATGAGCCTCATGCGAATTTTCGCACCCAGGACCGACCTGATTTGGTGAAAGAGGGCCCGAATGTCAGCTTCTTGGGCAGCTATCCTCCTGGAGAGGAAATGATGGGGCAGCTCTGGGGCCCTCTTCGAGAGGAGACGAATTCGTGGCTCGCGCATTTGTATACTGGTCTTGAGACGCCTCACGCCACCGCCGCCGAGGGACACCGGAATCTAGTTCTAACGATGGCGATGGATTACTCCTCCAAAATCGGCAAACCAGTATCTCTTCCCGTTGATTTGGAATTGTTGGAAAAGTGA
- a CDS encoding alcohol dehydrogenase catalytic domain-containing protein translates to MRAALMMDKGRLEVGEIPEPRPRAGEALVEVDFGGICGSDLVTLASGRPKELPRVLGHEFAGTLREINGDTSYPFKPGDRVVAEPTTGCGICRSCRSGQCNVCHERVILGVETNGVFAKYVPVPIANLLKIPDEVPSKEAALVQPVAVVVHAFRRTAFQGGGTAAVLGAGPIGALLAMLARASGGTTVVVSEPNPFRRSVMEGMGITAIDPLAEDAVEAALSHLGEMDEGFDIVFDAAGSTNSLRQATEMARVGGQVMMVATYHGEPELGIMTARKREVDMLTTRAHNFDDFRASLNLIASRQLDVRPLISNKIGLDEVPAAFDSLSSGGPMMKVLCQPS, encoded by the coding sequence ATGCGTGCAGCTTTGATGATGGATAAAGGGCGGCTTGAGGTGGGAGAAATTCCGGAGCCACGTCCCCGCGCCGGGGAGGCGCTGGTTGAGGTAGATTTCGGAGGTATCTGTGGGTCCGATCTGGTTACGCTCGCGAGCGGTCGCCCCAAGGAGTTGCCGCGAGTCCTGGGGCATGAATTCGCCGGAACGCTTCGAGAAATTAATGGGGATACCAGCTATCCGTTCAAACCAGGCGATCGTGTGGTGGCAGAGCCCACTACTGGTTGCGGAATCTGCCGTAGCTGTCGTAGCGGTCAATGTAATGTTTGTCATGAGCGGGTGATCCTGGGCGTTGAGACGAACGGTGTATTCGCTAAATATGTCCCGGTGCCTATTGCAAATCTTTTGAAAATTCCCGACGAGGTGCCCTCTAAGGAGGCGGCGCTGGTTCAACCGGTGGCGGTCGTGGTCCACGCTTTTCGGCGCACGGCGTTTCAGGGGGGGGGCACGGCGGCGGTTCTGGGAGCTGGTCCGATAGGGGCGCTTTTGGCCATGCTGGCCCGGGCCTCGGGCGGTACAACGGTGGTTGTCTCAGAGCCCAATCCCTTCCGCCGAAGCGTAATGGAAGGCATGGGAATCACGGCGATTGACCCATTGGCCGAGGACGCGGTGGAGGCTGCTCTTTCGCATCTTGGCGAGATGGACGAGGGTTTTGATATTGTTTTTGATGCCGCAGGAAGCACAAATTCGCTTCGGCAGGCCACGGAAATGGCCCGGGTTGGGGGGCAGGTGATGATGGTTGCGACCTATCATGGGGAGCCGGAGCTGGGTATCATGACCGCACGAAAGCGTGAGGTGGATATGCTCACAACGCGTGCGCACAATTTCGATGATTTCCGTGCATCGCTGAACCTCATCGCCAGCCGGCAGCTCGATGTCCGACCGCTTATCTCTAACAAGATTGGTCTTGATGAAGTGCCCGCCGCTTTCGATTCCTTAAGCTCGGGCGGGCCGATGATGAAGGTTTTGTGTCAGCCATCATAG